From the genome of Streptomyces sp. JH34:
CGCCCCGTCTGGGACGCGGCCTTGAGCTCGATGTCGCGTCTGCGGCGCCGCGCGAGCGCCACACGGCGTTCGGCGGCGGTGAGGCCGCCCCACACTCCGTAGGGTTCGGGCTGGATGAGCGCGTGCTCCCGGCACTCCACCATCACCGGACACCTCGCGCAGACCTGCTTGGCTGCCTCCTCACGGGAGAGCCGGGCAGCAGTCGGCTCCTTCGACGGGGCGAAGAACAGCCCGGCTTCGTCCCGGCGGCACACCGCCTCCGAGTGCCAGGGCCCCGCCTGGTCCTCCCGCGCGGGAGTGCGCTGGGACGGCACGGCGGCGACCTGCAGGGGCTGATGCGGCATGTGCAGCACGGTCCACTCCTGACGACGGCTTGGGGCTTCGTGAGCGAGAGGCGATGCAGCACTCCCTACCCGCTGTACGCACGCCTATGCACTGAGTGGCGCCGCCCTCGGGCCGCCGTGGGGGCGCCACGTCACCGACTGGCCTGAAACAGTCGGAGGCACCCGCGGTCCCGGATCAGTGGCCGAGGTGTTTCCGCAACTGCCGGTGGAGGTTGGTGATGAGCTTGCCCCGCTTGGGCTTCGCCTCGACGTTCCCGAACACCGAATAGCCGTTGACCACGACGACAGGGGCTTCCGGGTCGGCGGATTCCAGTGTGTCGACCTCGAAATTGCCGAAAATGCCTGTTCCGCTGCCGCGCAGCGAGATGTTCTCGGGAACCTTGATCTCGACGCTGCCGAAGATGGACGTCGCGTTGACGACCGTCAGACGCTGGCCGAACAGGGCCTCGGTCAGGTCGATCTCGACGCTGCCGAAGAGCGCGAAGGCGTTCGTGCGCCCTCCGACGCGCCAACGGCCCCTGCGGGTGGAGCTGCTGAAGACCGCCACCAGGTTCTCGGCGGGCCCTGTCGCCCCCTCGGGGCCGTAGCCGTAGGACGGGGACGCCTGGCGTGCGGTGCCGGCCGGCGTCGGCAGATCCTGGACCAGCGGCTCCAGTTCACCGACCGTCTTGGCCCGGTAGACCAGGTCGACGCGCTCGGCGTGCTCCTCGACGGTGAGCCGGCCCTCGGCCATGGCCTCCCGCAGGATGTCCGCGATCCGGTCGCGGTCCGCGTCGGAGGCGCGGATTCCGGCAGGCGCGGGAGCTGCCGGTGCGACGGGCTGCTGAGGCTGCTTCTCGAGGTCCACCGACCCAGCCTACCGAAACGCGATAGATCGCGACCAGTGCCTCACCGGCCTTCCCTGGATTCCGGCCGCCGGTTCGGACGGCAGGTCCGGGTGGTCCGGGTGAGCCTTACCTCACAGACCCGGCGGGCCCCGGGGGTTCTACCCTGGTGGATGCGCTGCCCGAGGGAGGCCAGCCGCTGTCGCCGAGTGAGGAATGGCCGTAATGCCAGAGTTTGCGTACTCCGATCTGCTCCCCCTGGGAGAGGACACCACGCCGTACCGGCTGGTGACCGCCGAGGGCGTCTCGACCTTCGAGGCCGACGGCCGTACGTTCCTCAAGGTGGCTCCGGAGGCCCTGCGTACCCTCGCGGCCGAGGCGATGCACGACATCTCCCACTACCTGCGGCCCGCCCACCTGGCGCAGCTGCGCCGCATCGTGGACGACCCCGAGGCCTCGTCGAACGACAAGTTCGTCGCGCTGGACCTCCTGAAGAACGCGAACATCGCCGCCGCGGGCGTCCTCCCGATGTGCCAGGACACCGGCACGGCGATCGTCATGGGCAAGCGCGGCCAGAACGTGCTCACCGAGGGCGGTGACGAGGAGGCCCTGTCGCACGGCATCTTCGACGCGTACACGAAGCTCAACCTGCGCTACTCGCAGATGGCCCCGCTGACCATGTGGGACGAGAAGAACACCGGCTCGAACCTCCCGGCGCAGATCGAGCTGTACGCGACGGACGGCGGCGCCTACAAGTTCCTCTTCATGGCGAAGGGCGGCGGTTCGGCCAACAAGTCCTTCCTCTACCAGGAGACGAAGGCGGTCCTCAACGAGGACTCCATGATGAAGTTCCTGGAGGAGAAGATCCGTTCGCTGGGCACGGCGGCCTGCCCGCCCTACCACCTGGCGATCGTCGTCGGCGGCACGTCGGCCGAGTTCGCGCTGAAGACCGCGAAGTACGCCTCCGCGCACTACCTCGACGAGCTGCCCTCCGAGGGTTCCCCGACCGGTCACGGCTTCCGGGACGAGGAGCTGGAGCAGAAGGTCTTCGAACTGACCCAGAAGATCGGCATCGGCGCCCAGTTCGGCGGCAAGTACTTCTGCCACGACGTCCGGGTCGTCCGCCTCCCCCGGCACGGCGCCTCGCTGCCCGTCGCCATCGCCGTGTCCTGCTCGGCCGACCGTCAGGCGACCGCGAAGATCACCGCCGAGGGCGTGTTCCTGGAGCAGCTGGAGAAGGACCCGGCGCGTTTCCTCCCGGACACCACGGACGAGCACCTGGACGAGTCCGGTGACGTGGTGCGGATCGACCTCAACCGCCCCATGGACGAGATCCTCGCCGAGCTGACCAAGTACCCGGTCAAGACCCGTCTTTCGCTGACCGGTCCGCTGGTCGTGGCGCGCGACATCGCGCACGCCAAGATCAAGGAGCGGCTGGACGCGGGCGAGGAGATGCCGCAGTACCTCAAGGACCACCCGGTGTACTACGCGGGCCCGGCGAAGACCCCCGAGGGTTACGCGTCCGGTTCCTTCGGCCCGACGACGGCCGGCCGCATGGACAGTTACGTCGCGCAGTTCCAGGCGGCGGGCGGCTCCAAGGTGATGCTCGCGAAGGGCAACCGGTCCAAGCAGGTCACGGACGCGTGCGACGCGCACGGCGGTTTCTACCTCGGCTCGATCGGCGGCCCCGCCGCCCGTCTCGCCCAGGACTGCATCAAGAAGGTCGAGGTCGTCGAGTACGAGGAGCTCGGCATGGAGGCGGTCTGGCGGATCGAGGTCGAGGACTTCCCGGCGTTCGTCGTGGTCGACGACAAGGGCAACGACTTCTTCACCGAGCCCGCCCCGGCGCCGACGTTCACCAGCATCCCGGTCCGCGGTCCCGGCCTCGGCTGATCTTCCCGGCAGTGACCGACGGAGGGGTGCCCAGCCGGTGGCCGGGCACCCCTCCGTCGTGTCCGGCCGGTTGCCGGGCACGCTCCGGATACCTTCTGGCGGACGGCGGCCCGGGGAATACGCGGAGCGCGCCGGGCGCTCATCTGCATCAGGAGGTTGGACACCATGGACGGATCGGCCGAGGAAACGACGTACCGCGTCGAGCACGACTCGATGGGCGAGGTGAAGGTGCCCGCGCACGCCAAGTGGCGTGCCCAGACGCAGCGCGCGGTGGAGAACTTCCCCATCTCCGGGCAACGGCTGGAGCGGGCCCACATCGAGGCCCTCGCCCGGATCAAGGCCGCCGCGGCCAAGGTCAACGCCGAGCTGCGGGTGCTGGATCCGGACGTCGCGGAGGCTATCCAGGAAGCCGCCGCCGAGGTGGCGGCGGGGCATTGGGACGAGCACTTCCCCGTCGACGTGTTCCAGACGGGTTCGGGCACGTCCTCGAACATGAACACCAACGAGGTCGTGGCCACGCTCGCCACCGAGCGTCTCGGGCGTGACGTCCACCCCAACGACCACGTCAACGCCTCCCAGTCGTCGAACGACGTGTTCCCGTCGTCCATCCACATCGCCGCGACGGCGGCCGTCACCGCCGACCTGATTCCGGCGCTCGAACACCTGGCCGCGTCCCTGGAGCGGAAATCGGCCGAATTCTCGGAGATCGTGAAGTCGGGCCGTACGCATCTGATGGACGCCACGCCCGTCACCCTGGGCCAGGAGTTCGGCGGCTACGCGGCGCAGATCCGCCACGGCGTCGAGCGGCTGCGCGCCTCGCTCCCCCGGCTCGCCGAACTCCCCCTGGGCGGAACGGCGGTGGGTACCGGGATCAACACGCCCCCCGGCTTCTCCGCCGCGGTCATCGCGGAGGTCGCCCGCACGACCGGCCTGCCGCTCACCGAGGCCCGGAACCACTTCGAGGCACAGGGCGCCCGGGACGGGCTCGTCGAGGCCTCGGGCCAGCTCCGCACGGTGGCCGTGTCGCTCACCAAGATCTCCAACGACCTGCGCTGGATGGCCTCCGGGCCCCGCACCGGGCTCGCCGAGATCGCCCTCCCCGACCTGCAGCCCGGGTCGTCGATCATGCCGGGCAAGGTCAATCCGGTCATCCCGGAGGCCGTGCTGATGGTCGCGGCCCAGGTGACGGGGAACGACGCCACGGTCGCCGCGGCCGGAGCGGCCGGCAACTTCGAGCTCAACGTGATGCTCCCGGTGATCGCCAAGAACCTGCTGGAGTCGGTGCGGCTGCTCGCCAACGCCTCCCGCCTGCTCGCCGACCGCACGGTCGACGGCATCACGGCCGACGCGGAACGGGCGCGGCGCTACGCGGAGTCCTCGCCGTCGGTCGTCACCCCGCTGAACAAGTACATCGGCTACGAGGAGGCGGCGAAGGTCGCCAAGAAGTCGCTGGCCGAAGGCACGACGATCCGGGAGACCGTGCTGGCCGGGGGCTACGTCGAGCGCGGCGACCTGACGCGGGAGCAGCTCGACGAGGCCCTGGACGTGCTGCGGATGACCAGGCCTTGACGTGTAACGCACCGCCCCGGCGGGCGCGTCACTAAGATCTCTTCATGACAGCGACGGAAGCGGGTACGGGAGCAGGCTCCGGGGCGGGTGCGGGAGACGGCGTGCGCTGGGCGCCGGGGGACCGGATCCTCTGGCGTTACCGGGCCAACGGGGAGCCCGGTGACGGCGGCGGCAGCGCGGTCCACATCTGCCGGCCGGTCACCGTCGTCCAGGACACCGACGACCTCCTCGCCGTGTGGATGGCGTCCGGCACCGAGTGTGTGCGGCCGGTCCTCGCCGACGGGACCCAGGTGCACGCCGAGCCGCTCGCCACCCGGTACACCCGCCCCCGCACGACGGTGCGTTCCCGGTGGTTCGGCTCGGGCGTGCTGAAGCTCGCACGGCCGGGCGACCCCTGGTCGGTCTGGCTGTTCTGGGACCGTGGCTGGCTCTTCCGCAACTGGTACGTCAACCTCGAGGAGCCCCGGTCCCGCTGGGCGGGCGGGGTCGATTCGCAGGACCACTTCCTCGACATCTCCGTGCGCCCCGACCACAGCTGGGAGTGGCTCGACGAGGACGAGTTCGCGCAGGCGCAGCGGGTCGGGCTGATGGACGGGACCACCGCCCGAAGGGTGCGCGAGGCGGGGCTGGCCGCGGTCGAGGTCATCCAGCGGTGGGGCGCGCCGTTCAGCGACGGCTGGGAGCACTGGCGGCCCGACCCCCGGTGGAAGGTCCCCCCGCTGCCGGATGACTGGGACCGCACCCCCGCCACAACCCCGTCGTGAGACCCTTGATGCACCCCAGGGGGGCAAACGTAGGATCGCCTTCCATGAACCGCTCCGCCGGAACGACAGGCCACAACCGGCGTGACCGGCACGGGGCCTGACCACCAGTCACCGAACGCGTCGCACGAGTCACACGGTCCACGAAGCCGTTGGGTCACGCGGCGCACGAACCACTGCGAGGGGGTGGAGACATGCACGCTGTCCGCTGCCCGGCCATCGGAAGACCTCGTACCGGCCACCTTGCCGGGTACCCGGTTTCGGCCCCATTTCCCAGGGCATCCGGTGACAGCCGTTGTTCTCACCGCTCTTGCCGGGGCACAGTGGCGCAGCCCCCCGAGGTGATTGCCTCATACAACCGGCCCGGACGGACGGAATCCCACGCGTGACGGAGCATCCCACCTCCCACGAAGGCCGGCAGCCTCTCGCCGCCCGGCCGCAGGAACGCGCCCGGCCCCGGCAGCAGGAGGCCCCACCGGGCGCCGCTGCCACGGCCGCGATCCCCGGCCCCTCTCCCGTGCCGAACACGGCGAAGGGCCCGGTACCGAACGCGGTGCCGAATCCTGTGCCCGGCGCGGCGGACGCGACCGGACCCGCCGCCGACTCCCAGGCGCCGGCCCGCCGCGAGGGCGACCGGTTGCGTTTCGTCGGCGCGGCGACCCGCCGGATCGCGCGCGGCATAGACCTGGACGAGATCGTGCTGGGTCTGTGCCGGGCGAGCGTACCCACGTTCTCCGACGCCATACTCGTCTACCTCCGCGACCCGCTCCCCGTCGGAGACGAACGGCCGGCCACCCCGTTCGTCCTGCGGCTGCGGCGTACCGACAGGCTGCGGCTGACCGGCGAGGAGAGCGACGGCGGGCCGGAGGGCGAGCGGCTGCGACTGCCCGTCGCCGGCTCGCAGGCGGGGCTGCTGCCCGCCGCCGACCTGTGTGAGATCCGGGCGGGCGGCGCGCTCGCCGAGGTGCTGCGCGGGGTGCGGCCCGTCTTCGGGGACTCCGCCGCGGCCCGCGTCGCCCTGCCGGAGCTGCTGGGTGCCGGCCGGACCGTACCGACCGGGCACCGCGCGATCCTGGCTCCGCTGCGCGGCCGGCGCCGGGTGATCGGTGCCGCCGTCTTCCTGCGCGGTCCGGACCGTCCGCCGTTCGAGGCCAACGACCTCCTGGTCGCGGCCCAGCTGGCCACGCACACCGCGCTCGGCATCGACAAGGCGGTGCTGTACGGGCGTGAGGCCTACATCGCCGACGAGTTGCAGCGCACGATGCTGCCCGACTCGCTTCCGCAGCCGACGGGTGTGCGGCTGGCCTCGCGCTACCTCCCGGCCGCCGAGACGGCCAGGGTGGGCGGGGACTGGTACGACGCGATCCCGCTGCCCGGCAGCAGGGTCGCGCTGGTCGTCGGTGACGTGATGGGGCACTCCATGACGTCGGCGGCGATCATGGGCCAGCTGCGCACCACGGCCCAGACCCTGGCCGGCCTCGACCTGCCTCCGCAGGAGGTCCTGCACCACCTGGACGAGCAGGCGCAGCGGCTCGGCAGCGACCGCATGGCGACCTGCCTGTACGCGGTGTACGACCCCGTCGCGCACCGCATCACCATCGCCAACGCCGGCCACCCGCCGCCCGTGCTGCTGCATCTGGGCGGCCGGGCGGAGGTGCTGCGGGTGCCGCCGGGTGCGCCGATCGGTGTGGGCGGGGTCGATTTCGAGGCCGTCGAGCTGGACGCGCCGGCCGGGGCGACGCTGCTGCTGTACACGGACGGTCTGGTGGAGTCGCGGCTGCGGGACGTCTGGACGGGCATCGAGATCCTGCGCGAGCGGCTCGCCACCACCGCGCAGCTGACCGGTCCGGACCACTCGCCGCCGCTGGAGGCGCTCTGCGACGACGTGCTGGACATGCTCGGTCCGGGCGACCGGGACGACGACATCGCGCTGCTCGCCGCCCGGTTCGACGGGATCGCGCCGAGCGATGTCGCCTACTGGTTCCTGGAGCCGGAGGACGCGGCCCCCGGCCGGGCCCGCAGGCTGGCCCGCAGGGCGCTGAGCCGCTGGGGTCTGGACGACCTCTCGGACGAGGTGGAGCTGCTGGTCAGCGAGGTGGTGACCAATGCCGTGCGCTACGCGGAGCGTCCGGTGACGCTGCGGCTGCTGCGTACGGACATCCTGCGCTGCGAGGTGGGCGACGACGCCCCGCAGCTGCCCCGTCAGCGGCGGGCCCGTGAGACGGACGAGGGCGGACGCGGGCTGTTCCTGGTCAACCGGCTGGCGCGGCGGTGGGGGGCGACCCGGCTGTCGACGGGCAAGGTGGTCTGGTTCGAGATGGCCACCCGCTGAGGGTGCCTTCCCGTGGACACGGATGAGGGGCGGTGCCGGCCGGCACCGCCCCTCACGCGTGGCCCCCGCAGGTGGCCGCTACTGCCCCAGCAGGGTGTCGCCGCCCGGCCGTTCGCCGGGCGGCTGGGCGCCGCCGTCCTCGGGATCCGTCGTGGTGCTGGGCGTCCCGCTCGGCGTCGAGGTGGGCGTCTGGCTCGGGGTGTCGGAGGGCGTCGGCTGCTCCTCGGTCGGCGTCTCGGACGGCGTTTCCGAGGGCGTCGGCTCCTCACTGGGCGTCTCGGACGGCTCCTGGGTCTCGGAGGGGGTGGCCGAGGGCGTCTCGGTCACTGCCGTCTCACCGCGTTCGACCCCCTGGAGGTCGAAGGTCGCGTCCGACCCTCCCCCGAGCGCGTCCAGGGTGTAGTCGGCCCAGATCTTCGCGGGGAACCCACCGCCGTTGGCCCGGCCGGAGTTGGCCGTGCCCGTGAGGCTGACCTGTCCGCCGCCCTCCTTGGGGGACTCGCCGTAGAGGGCGACCACCGTCGTGAGCTCCGGGGTGTAGGCCGCGAACCAGGCCGCCTTGTTGTTCTCGGAGGTGCCGGTCTTGCCCGCGGCGTCGTAGGCGGAGGTGTTCGCCTCGCGTCCGGAGCCGAGGTCGACGACCTCGGTCAGCGCCTTCGTCACGGTGTCGGCGGACGCACGGCTGATCGCCTGACCGCCCACACCGTCCACGGGTTCCATGGTGCGGTCACGGTGCTCCGCGGTCTTCACGATGGCCGGGGTGACCTTCTTGCCGTGGTTGTCGAGGGTGGCGTACACCCCGGCCATGTCCCACGTCGAGGCGTTCATGGTGCCGAGCGTGATCGCGGGTCGCTCGGGGAAGTTCTTGTCCGGTACGCCCATGTCGAGCGCGGTCCTCTTCACCGCGGCCGGGGTGACGTCGACGACCATCTGCGCGAAGACGGAGTTGATCGACTTGTCCATCGCCCTCTGGACGGTCGGGCTGTCGTAGCTGACGTCGTCCTCGTTCTGCGGGGCGAACGGGGTGTCGCTGCCGACGACCGGGCGCTTGCTGGTGCCGTCGTAGACCGTGTTCAGGCCGATCAGGTCGCCGTCCTGGGTGGTCGACTCGTTCTCCAGGGCGGAGGCGAGCACGAGCGGCTTGAAGGTGGAGGCCGGCTGGTAGTCCTGCCGGGTGGCGTTGTTGTACCAGTGCTCGGTGGCCCCGACACCGCCGTACAGCGCGACGACCTTGCCGGTCTTCGGGTCCACGGACGTGGCGCCGGCCTGGACGGTCGCGTCGACCTTGTTGTCCTTCCGGTCGAGCTGGCTCTCCAGCTGCCGGTCGACCGACTTCTCGAGCTGCTTCTGCCGCTTCTTGTCGATGTTGAGGGTGACGGTCCAGCCGCCGGCGTCCAGCATCTCCTCGGTGACGCCCTGCCGCTTCATCTCGTCGTTCGCGGCCTCGACGAGGTAACCGGTCTGTCCCTCCATCCCGGGGGCGGCCTTGGGCGACTTCGGCACGGGGAACGTCATCCTGTCCCGCTCGGCCTTGTCGAGCCAGCCCTCGCCGACCATGTTGTTCAGCGTGTAGGCCCAGCGCTCCTTGACGAGCTTCTTGCCGGTGGGCGTCGCGTTCGCCCAGTCGTACTGGCTGGGGGCCTGGAGCAGGGCCGCGAGGTAGGCGCCCTGGGAGGTGTCCAGGTCCTTGGCGTCGACGCCGTAGTAGGCCTGCGCCGCCGCCTGGATGCCGCTCGCACCGCGTCCGTAGTACACGGTGTTGAGGTAACCGGCGAGGATGTCGTCCTTCTTCGTGCGCTGGTCGACCTTGAGGGAGATCACCAGCTCCTTGAGCTTGCGGGTGACCGTCTGGTCCTGCGTGAGGTAGTAGTTCTTCACGTACTGCTGGGTGATCGTGGATCCGCCCTGCTTGCCCTTGCCCGTGACCGTGTTGAACAGGCCGCGCGCGGTGCCCTTCAGGTCGACGCCCTGGTCACGGTAGAAGGACTTGTTCTCGGCGGCCACGAAGGCGTGCTGGACGCTCCTGGGTACGACGTCGAGGTCGACTATCTCCCGGTTGACCTCGGAGTTGCTCCGGGCCAGAAGTGTGCCGTCGCTGTACTTGTAGACGTTGCTCTGCTTCTCGGCCTGGGCGTTGGCCTCCGGCACGTCGACGTACATGTAGAGCGCCGCGAGGGCTCCCATTCCGAGCAGGCAGAGTCCGAAGAACGTGCCCAGGATCTTCCGCCAGGTGAAGAGCCGGCGTATGCCACCGCCCTTGGCCCGGCGGGCTTC
Proteins encoded in this window:
- a CDS encoding fumarate hydratase; the encoded protein is MPEFAYSDLLPLGEDTTPYRLVTAEGVSTFEADGRTFLKVAPEALRTLAAEAMHDISHYLRPAHLAQLRRIVDDPEASSNDKFVALDLLKNANIAAAGVLPMCQDTGTAIVMGKRGQNVLTEGGDEEALSHGIFDAYTKLNLRYSQMAPLTMWDEKNTGSNLPAQIELYATDGGAYKFLFMAKGGGSANKSFLYQETKAVLNEDSMMKFLEEKIRSLGTAACPPYHLAIVVGGTSAEFALKTAKYASAHYLDELPSEGSPTGHGFRDEELEQKVFELTQKIGIGAQFGGKYFCHDVRVVRLPRHGASLPVAIAVSCSADRQATAKITAEGVFLEQLEKDPARFLPDTTDEHLDESGDVVRIDLNRPMDEILAELTKYPVKTRLSLTGPLVVARDIAHAKIKERLDAGEEMPQYLKDHPVYYAGPAKTPEGYASGSFGPTTAGRMDSYVAQFQAAGGSKVMLAKGNRSKQVTDACDAHGGFYLGSIGGPAARLAQDCIKKVEVVEYEELGMEAVWRIEVEDFPAFVVVDDKGNDFFTEPAPAPTFTSIPVRGPGLG
- a CDS encoding ATP-binding SpoIIE family protein phosphatase, which translates into the protein MTEHPTSHEGRQPLAARPQERARPRQQEAPPGAAATAAIPGPSPVPNTAKGPVPNAVPNPVPGAADATGPAADSQAPARREGDRLRFVGAATRRIARGIDLDEIVLGLCRASVPTFSDAILVYLRDPLPVGDERPATPFVLRLRRTDRLRLTGEESDGGPEGERLRLPVAGSQAGLLPAADLCEIRAGGALAEVLRGVRPVFGDSAAARVALPELLGAGRTVPTGHRAILAPLRGRRRVIGAAVFLRGPDRPPFEANDLLVAAQLATHTALGIDKAVLYGREAYIADELQRTMLPDSLPQPTGVRLASRYLPAAETARVGGDWYDAIPLPGSRVALVVGDVMGHSMTSAAIMGQLRTTAQTLAGLDLPPQEVLHHLDEQAQRLGSDRMATCLYAVYDPVAHRITIANAGHPPPVLLHLGGRAEVLRVPPGAPIGVGGVDFEAVELDAPAGATLLLYTDGLVESRLRDVWTGIEILRERLATTAQLTGPDHSPPLEALCDDVLDMLGPGDRDDDIALLAARFDGIAPSDVAYWFLEPEDAAPGRARRLARRALSRWGLDDLSDEVELLVSEVVTNAVRYAERPVTLRLLRTDILRCEVGDDAPQLPRQRRARETDEGGRGLFLVNRLARRWGATRLSTGKVVWFEMATR
- a CDS encoding WhiB family transcriptional regulator yields the protein MLHMPHQPLQVAAVPSQRTPAREDQAGPWHSEAVCRRDEAGLFFAPSKEPTAARLSREEAAKQVCARCPVMVECREHALIQPEPYGVWGGLTAAERRVALARRRRRDIELKAASQTGRIAAAG
- a CDS encoding class II fumarate hydratase, with protein sequence MDGSAEETTYRVEHDSMGEVKVPAHAKWRAQTQRAVENFPISGQRLERAHIEALARIKAAAAKVNAELRVLDPDVAEAIQEAAAEVAAGHWDEHFPVDVFQTGSGTSSNMNTNEVVATLATERLGRDVHPNDHVNASQSSNDVFPSSIHIAATAAVTADLIPALEHLAASLERKSAEFSEIVKSGRTHLMDATPVTLGQEFGGYAAQIRHGVERLRASLPRLAELPLGGTAVGTGINTPPGFSAAVIAEVARTTGLPLTEARNHFEAQGARDGLVEASGQLRTVAVSLTKISNDLRWMASGPRTGLAEIALPDLQPGSSIMPGKVNPVIPEAVLMVAAQVTGNDATVAAAGAAGNFELNVMLPVIAKNLLESVRLLANASRLLADRTVDGITADAERARRYAESSPSVVTPLNKYIGYEEAAKVAKKSLAEGTTIRETVLAGGYVERGDLTREQLDEALDVLRMTRP
- a CDS encoding DUF402 domain-containing protein, encoding MTATEAGTGAGSGAGAGDGVRWAPGDRILWRYRANGEPGDGGGSAVHICRPVTVVQDTDDLLAVWMASGTECVRPVLADGTQVHAEPLATRYTRPRTTVRSRWFGSGVLKLARPGDPWSVWLFWDRGWLFRNWYVNLEEPRSRWAGGVDSQDHFLDISVRPDHSWEWLDEDEFAQAQRVGLMDGTTARRVREAGLAAVEVIQRWGAPFSDGWEHWRPDPRWKVPPLPDDWDRTPATTPS
- a CDS encoding transglycosylase domain-containing protein, with protein sequence MGRADARRAQGREARRAKGGGIRRLFTWRKILGTFFGLCLLGMGALAALYMYVDVPEANAQAEKQSNVYKYSDGTLLARSNSEVNREIVDLDVVPRSVQHAFVAAENKSFYRDQGVDLKGTARGLFNTVTGKGKQGGSTITQQYVKNYYLTQDQTVTRKLKELVISLKVDQRTKKDDILAGYLNTVYYGRGASGIQAAAQAYYGVDAKDLDTSQGAYLAALLQAPSQYDWANATPTGKKLVKERWAYTLNNMVGEGWLDKAERDRMTFPVPKSPKAAPGMEGQTGYLVEAANDEMKRQGVTEEMLDAGGWTVTLNIDKKRQKQLEKSVDRQLESQLDRKDNKVDATVQAGATSVDPKTGKVVALYGGVGATEHWYNNATRQDYQPASTFKPLVLASALENESTTQDGDLIGLNTVYDGTSKRPVVGSDTPFAPQNEDDVSYDSPTVQRAMDKSINSVFAQMVVDVTPAAVKRTALDMGVPDKNFPERPAITLGTMNASTWDMAGVYATLDNHGKKVTPAIVKTAEHRDRTMEPVDGVGGQAISRASADTVTKALTEVVDLGSGREANTSAYDAAGKTGTSENNKAAWFAAYTPELTTVVALYGESPKEGGGQVSLTGTANSGRANGGGFPAKIWADYTLDALGGGSDATFDLQGVERGETAVTETPSATPSETQEPSETPSEEPTPSETPSETPTEEQPTPSDTPSQTPTSTPSGTPSTTTDPEDGGAQPPGERPGGDTLLGQ
- a CDS encoding DUF1707 domain-containing protein; translated protein: MDLEKQPQQPVAPAAPAPAGIRASDADRDRIADILREAMAEGRLTVEEHAERVDLVYRAKTVGELEPLVQDLPTPAGTARQASPSYGYGPEGATGPAENLVAVFSSSTRRGRWRVGGRTNAFALFGSVEIDLTEALFGQRLTVVNATSIFGSVEIKVPENISLRGSGTGIFGNFEVDTLESADPEAPVVVVNGYSVFGNVEAKPKRGKLITNLHRQLRKHLGH